Proteins encoded in a region of the Clostridia bacterium genome:
- a CDS encoding glycosyltransferase: MRKLLIMASLFPPQKNGGGPPVSIMNVVQAIKNDFEVYIISQNFEVGDSKPLPGIENGWNTFDFGKVFYCPYGKTSGKDIYPIIEEVQPDVIYQNSFFSHNHVIPVLKYKKKHKNVGVVIAPRGEICENRFKQGYLKKSVYTKALKWLGYLKGVKYQATGNEELNDMVKYMGISAKDIYNINNFSYADNSQIKPITKEKGDLKLCYIARIQDTKNLLYGVERLKNIKGNVTYDIYGPIENREYYDKCFAVQLPENVKLNYCGSVDHEDVGKTVSKYHAYYMPTIGENYGHSIVEGMIHKRPIIISDTTPWNGINQANGGCALPLSAPEKFEQAIEAFCDMEQAEYDEICNNAKAFIDSKLKIDEIIKQYVDCFNEV, encoded by the coding sequence ATGAGAAAATTACTGATTATGGCATCGCTGTTTCCGCCCCAGAAGAACGGTGGCGGACCTCCGGTGAGCATTATGAATGTGGTGCAGGCAATCAAAAATGATTTTGAAGTTTATATCATTTCTCAGAATTTTGAGGTAGGGGATTCCAAACCGCTTCCGGGCATTGAAAACGGATGGAATACTTTTGATTTCGGGAAGGTATTTTATTGCCCATACGGCAAAACCTCCGGAAAAGATATTTATCCCATTATTGAGGAAGTTCAGCCTGATGTGATTTACCAGAACAGCTTTTTCAGCCACAATCATGTGATTCCCGTTTTGAAATACAAGAAAAAGCATAAAAATGTGGGTGTTGTGATTGCGCCTCGGGGTGAAATCTGCGAAAACCGCTTTAAGCAGGGCTATCTGAAAAAGTCGGTGTACACCAAAGCTTTGAAATGGCTTGGGTACTTAAAAGGTGTAAAATATCAGGCAACAGGCAACGAAGAGCTTAACGATATGGTAAAATATATGGGCATTTCTGCCAAAGATATTTACAATATCAACAATTTTTCTTATGCGGATAACAGCCAGATTAAGCCCATTACAAAGGAAAAAGGCGATTTAAAACTTTGTTATATTGCGCGTATTCAGGATACCAAAAATTTGCTTTACGGTGTGGAACGTCTTAAAAATATCAAGGGCAATGTAACCTATGATATTTACGGGCCCATCGAAAACAGAGAATACTATGACAAGTGCTTTGCAGTTCAGCTGCCCGAAAATGTGAAGCTGAACTATTGCGGTTCGGTAGACCATGAGGATGTGGGCAAAACGGTATCAAAGTACCATGCCTACTACATGCCTACCATCGGTGAAAATTACGGACACTCCATTGTGGAGGGTATGATTCACAAGCGTCCCATTATCATCAGCGATACCACACCCTGGAACGGAATCAATCAGGCAAACGGCGGTTGTGCGTTGCCTCTTTCTGCCCCTGAAAAATTTGAGCAGGCGATTGAAGCCTTTTGCGATATGGAACAAGCAGAATATGACGAAATTTGCAACAATGCAAAGGCATTTATTGATTCCAAGCTCAAAATTGATGAGATTATCAAGCAATATGTGGATTGCTTTAACGAGGTTTAA
- a CDS encoding glycosyltransferase family 4 protein has product MRVLVLNQNLGSDEVEQLSKIFEGDEVHLLTGSEPKEQPNITIHKTAPHDPRSLKSRFICWIKYRKDVRKFMKQNKNMQFDLVYATSNPPINSLLGVWCKKKTKSKFVFMNWDIYPHVVEKSTGNPVVHLICKGWHFLNNRTFPKIDKIVTLGEVMAKSINKPLKKKQDIAVIPYPCDPDFMKPIPKEENRFIKEQGLEGKFVVLYSGKLGLGHNIPLLLESANALEDKKDILFLFIGKGPGCDFVQAAIDNGAENVKLLPHQPEDVFQMSMASGDVGLVSQEDKMSELFMPSKTFNMMACGMPILAVCNKDNDLYNTVINNNAGVCPESLTAKDIASCVLDLYENKEKRLEMGKNARKATEEIYSKERVAEQFKQLFKDVKEGK; this is encoded by the coding sequence ATGAGAGTTCTTGTGTTGAATCAGAACCTAGGTTCTGATGAGGTAGAACAACTATCTAAAATTTTTGAGGGCGACGAAGTGCATCTTTTAACCGGCAGCGAACCGAAAGAACAGCCGAATATTACAATTCATAAAACAGCACCCCATGACCCTCGCTCGTTAAAAAGTCGTTTTATTTGCTGGATAAAGTACCGCAAAGATGTGCGTAAATTTATGAAGCAGAATAAAAATATGCAATTTGATTTGGTGTATGCTACTTCCAATCCGCCCATTAACAGTTTGCTTGGTGTGTGGTGTAAGAAAAAGACCAAATCTAAATTTGTTTTTATGAACTGGGATATTTATCCGCATGTGGTGGAAAAAAGCACAGGCAATCCCGTTGTGCATTTGATTTGTAAAGGGTGGCATTTTTTAAACAATCGCACTTTCCCGAAAATTGATAAAATTGTGACATTAGGTGAAGTAATGGCCAAAAGCATCAACAAGCCACTAAAGAAAAAGCAGGATATTGCAGTGATTCCGTATCCTTGCGACCCTGATTTTATGAAGCCTATCCCAAAAGAAGAAAACCGCTTCATCAAAGAGCAGGGATTAGAGGGAAAATTCGTTGTGCTGTATTCGGGGAAGCTGGGCTTAGGACACAACATTCCGCTTCTTTTGGAATCGGCTAATGCGTTGGAAGATAAAAAAGATATTCTGTTTTTGTTTATCGGCAAAGGTCCCGGTTGCGATTTTGTGCAGGCGGCAATAGATAATGGTGCTGAAAATGTAAAACTGTTACCGCACCAGCCTGAAGATGTTTTTCAGATGTCTATGGCGTCGGGGGATGTGGGCTTGGTTTCCCAGGAAGATAAAATGTCGGAACTTTTTATGCCCAGCAAAACGTTCAACATGATGGCTTGCGGTATGCCGATACTTGCGGTTTGTAACAAAGACAATGACCTTTACAATACCGTGATAAACAACAATGCAGGGGTTTGTCCCGAAAGCTTAACCGCAAAGGACATTGCATCCTGTGTGCTGGATTTGTATGAAAACAAGGAAAAACGCCTTGAGATGGGCAAAAATGCAAGAAAAGCGACAGAAGAAATATATTCAAAAGAAAGAGTAGCAGAGCAGTTTAAACAACTGTTTAAAGATGTAAAAGAGGGAAAGTAA